In Zea mays cultivar B73 chromosome 7, Zm-B73-REFERENCE-NAM-5.0, whole genome shotgun sequence, the following proteins share a genomic window:
- the LOC103632783 gene encoding uncharacterized protein, which yields MEATVDGGRRGRESVRRPGRGVCAWTVYSKPKITAHGEDKLHRWLRTAATPASKESDQRPSSWEIAAAGVEGSRHSPLGSRRVAAPFRSSFLVPTPSSHGRGIAPQVPAMSSRAASPTGEVSLAPAMTADAGTCRSPSSAGTHVIPFTASSANRPSAIPITLLACLAEVPDSIFMANHCIPRA from the exons ATGGAGGCCACCGTTGATGGAGGGCGGCGTGGGAGAGAGTCTGTGCGGCGGCCTGGGAGAGGAGTCTGCGCTTGGACCGTGTACAGCAAACCCAAAATCACG GCGCACGGAGAAGACAAGCTCCATCGATGGCTGCGCACGGCAGCGACCCCGGCGTCGAAGGAGAGCGACCAGAGACCTTCGTCGTGGGAGATAGCGGCGGCGGGCGTGGAGGGTTCGCGGCACAGTCCTCTCGGGTCTCGGCGAGTAGCAGCGCCCTTCCGTTCAAGCTTCCTCGTGCCGACACCTAGCAGTCACGGCCGAGGCATTGCACCACAGGTTCCGGCGATGTCGTCCAGAGCCGCATCTCCGACGGGTGAAGTCTCCCTCGCGCCGGCGATGACCGCAGACGCAGGGACCTGTCGATCCCCATCTTCGGCTGGTACGCATGTGATCCCCTTCACGGCTTCATCGGCGAACAGGCCTTCAGCGATTCCAATTACCTTACTAGCTTGTCTGGCTGAAGTCCCTGATAGCATATTCATGGCCAATCACTGCATACCAAGGGCATGA